DNA from Kryptolebias marmoratus isolate JLee-2015 linkage group LG8, ASM164957v2, whole genome shotgun sequence:
gagctaccaaAGCCCTCAGACATCTCTCAAATAAtccaacaaaatcacacaaacaggtGGCAGAAACGTTTGCAGAGAACATGCTTTTATTGGGGGTGATAATCTGAAGGACAGGTCAGCAGACATGTCCGATTATCTCCCAGCGGTGATGTCATCGAGGCTTGACCTCCCGCTGGAAGCGACATCTTCCCGCCAGACACGTCGGGACGACTCACGGGTCTTTGGCGCAGACCAAACCCAGCTTGGCGTCACACTTTGCATCGTTGACGTAATCTTTTCCTGCGAAAGAGATTCAGAATAAGTAAGAAAATCCTGTCACGTGTTTTTCTTGTAGAACTAAGAAAACCCAAACTGATCAGGAGGTTTGATCCTAAACAGAGCTTTTTGTCCCAACGCGAAGACTGAGCCtccagtttattattttagctgaatTAATCAGAAACAACTTGCTGTTCGCGCTGAAAACATGTCTTCAGGAAAATGATGATTTTCGTACCATTCAAGTTGATCATCATGCAGTTCTCATTTCCACCCAAGTTGTTGGGTTCGTTCTTCCCCCAGGCGTTGAAGGTGAACTTCAGACCGTCGCTCCAGAACCAGTACCCCTCCTGTGAGACAGAGGTTTCCTAAAGTCAGTTCACTTCTTTTTCAtgtcagtaaaaatgtttttgtttcctgaccTTCACAGCATCGTAGCCTCCGACCCAGACTGCCTCGTGGCGTCCTGCTGTCCTGTAGATCAGATCTCTGATGAACTCGTACTCAGACTGGGTTTCAAGGGAGGCCAGATTTCCATCGAATGAGTTGCAGAAACGCTGAGAGGAACGAAAAAGTCACGTCATTGTTCACGCTCTTCTGTTCCTGCttatcaaactacttctgcacactttgagctgttttaacCATCAACACATTCACCCCGATCAGGAATAGAGTGCTAAGACTTTTagtgtttgtatattttaatactttatttactttatttcctCCCTTTCTTCAAAAACTTGAAACTGAAATCTACTTACTTGgtctatttttctctttttatgcaGCTTTTAGACACAATTTTACCAattagcttctgtttgtttgaactttaatgattcagttttcacttcattcttcaacaaatctcagtaaagtcattcagcactcaggagtacagaaaaaatgtcagaaatccTCTAAACCTGCTTTAAGACTGATGGGATAcgaactactgataactattagacagaacatgacttcaaaaatgaccagactatccctttaggcAGCTTTTATTGCTGGGCTGATGTATCTATAACAACTTTAAATGGCTGTAATCTTAGTATTTGTGAATAATGTCACATAAAACCAGCTGTCTTACCTCAGAATCATGCCAGTCCCGTTTAGAGGCGTCAAACACGTAACAGTAGCCTCCGTACCACGTCCATCCAGGAGGGCAGGACTTACAGGAAACTGTGAAACATCTGGAAACTCAGCCAGGCATCAAACCTCACAAACATTTAGGCAGattaacaaaacaagacaaactccagaaaacatcacaaacatgCTGCAGTTTCATCAACAGCTCCAACACAGACTAAAACGGTGAAATAGTTTATCTATCATAAGGATTgatttgtggtttttggacaCCCGTCACCTCCGGAGGATAAAAAGCACCAACCTAGGTCTGAGTTGCAGCCTGCCTgtggaaatttaaaacaaaaagaaagaaaaataaagagtcaGAATCTGGTTGGTGGAAATGGGAGATCTGTGACGCATCGTTTGTTCATCCTTTATTATTAGGAAACCGTCTCCATAACCCAACAGcttgtcaaataaaacaaacagaaatgataattttctgctttgatttaatttatgcaCATTTCAGTGGTTCATTGCCTTCTTCTCTGGTCACGATAaagaagtttatattttaatccattaacaaaacaaacataaaatcaacCACTTTTGCAAACTCACATTTGCTCCGATTCCCAGTCCACAAAGGAGCAACACGAAGAGAAGACTAGATGTCATCTGAATGAACGGAGGAGAAATACGTCAGTGTTTAGAAGAGCTGTCTCATTTCCACATTTACCACAACCAAATctggaatttaatgaaaatcaGGACCAGTTGAAGTTTAGTTGAACAGTGAAATCAGGTTTTACCTTGAGGTGATGTTTGGtccgagcagcagcagcagtttcactGACTGAGAGAAGGATGCCTTCTGAGAGCCAACACGGTGTTTATATACCTTTGTCTGCTCGGCGAGCCTGTCAGTCAACCGATGGCAGCTCATTAGTTAAAGAATAACGCTCTGGGAGAAGAAATTCATCAATTGTGGCGTGACAACCCATCCCAGCTGGCTTGTGACCCGAGGCCCGCCCAACAAAACAGGTTCAACGCATCCCAGTTATCTTTAAGAAATCTGGTTCAGCTTCTTGGTCCTCGAGATGTCGGCTCTGGATATTCATGCATTCATGTCAGCTGAGGTTAGATGACCAATCCTGAACCAGGAGAGACAACACAATGAAggcagaagttttattttaaagtttaaacaagtggaacaaaagctaaaatttgcaaaactatTTCTAAAGCctaaagtttgcaaaactgGAACTAAAAGCTAATTTCTTTAATAGAGCAAATATGCTCTATGCTGATTCCAACAGGAACAATGTTGAACAATTTTAATGGATTTGAAAAGATATCGGTGCATTTGTATGGGAAACTTAATTTTAAATCCAGTACTTAAAAAAGTGTAACTGTTTCCGATCGAGTTGAACGTTTTAAATTATGATGACGGCTAACGTTGCACACAGTGTGCAGCAGTTTGATTGTAAAATACATGAAGTAGAAActataaagaggaaaacaagagaGCGAATGCTGAGCcaacattcacacaaaacaagaaagttAATATCTTGTTAAGGAATAAATACCACTGGCCTccttttatgccaaagtttgaaataaatatttctgttcgAGCTCAGACTATGTGctaatttgagctcagtatctgtaaaactgacccttttttgtgtttgttaaggtggATTAGCTTTGGTGGCTGATTTGGAACAGGTTAGGTTTCCTGCATAAGTTACTACAGTGTTAAACATAGATACTAGGTTTGTTAGTTAGCTTGAGAAGTCACTAATCCAGATTTCTGCAGGATTTTCTTGTAGTTTTCCACCGTTGGGTTGGTGTGTCAGAAGGATCGGCCACAGCAGACACGTCTCCTAAATGCCACTGAAGTTGTTTAACTTGGTCATCTTTCTTTGTCTCTCCACACCCAGCAGGTGGCTGCAGGACAATTATGTTgattttttctcttaaaaacatttggttCATATAAGCCTAACCACTCTTTTATTGAGAATAATATCTGAAGATTaaggcatttttatttgtttgttggttcTGTCTTTTACAACTCTaattaaacatcattttttcCAGATAAGATGCCACCAGGTGGTAAACAGCtgacagctctgctcctctctttaCCTGCAGGTCTGAAGCTACAGTGACAACATCGATCCTCAGCTTTTGGCCCAATGTAGCTTGGTACCAAGTGTACTCATGGACCACCTTTTGCTCTAACATGGGGGTCTTTATTGACAGCCCATGTCAAGCACAAAAGGCCTATTGTgaaaaaatgatgtttaattagacagaaccaacaaacaaataaaaatgccttAATCTCCAGATATTATTCTCAATAAAAAAGTGGTTCAGCTTATATGAACCAAAtgtttttgagagaaaaaatcaaatgaaaatgaagaaacagaACAACCAGGACAGGAAACATACAGAactgaacaatgaaccagcagagaagtggagtaaaggaccgggttttaagcacagacGATAACGGgtaacaggtgagtgataatcattgccgacaggtggaggtgggcgggGCAGAAAAAACAAGTGTTGACTGAGGTTAAAGGGAAGATACAAcaacacaggaaacagaaacagaaccaaaatgtgGCCAACAAAtataactaacaaaaacatgaacaaaaaccttGAAATGAGACAAGACAGATgcaagaaaaacccaaaacctcacaTGTCCCTCACCATGTTCTATGAACCTTTAATGGCATGGACTCCCTCAGACCCCATGCTAGAATATCAGCACAACACGACTACCATCTGTGATAGGTTTCCATGATTTTGTCATTACAATGATAGCCGAGGCATGAAGGTAGCCATGCAGGCTGTATGTCAGGGATCTTGCTACAGAAGTTTTGTGTCTGCTCAGATATATTGTGTATCTATCACACCCTGTCATGCATCCTTAATGCAGTCCTGAAAATGTTGCCAAGATCCTGCAAAGACCGTCCATGTTCTGATATCTTTGTTGTGTCAGGATCATCAGCCTGTTATGCTGGTTGGTGTAACAGCCCCATCCAGTTTGTTAAGAACCTtctgagtattttttttccaggtatCAGAGTTCAAACTGTGTCCGTAGGAATGGCGACGCCTGAAAACATGTCTCCTGATTGCTATTTAAAATATCTCACatggtcattttttttctttgtctgtcccCAGCAGGCAGGTTGCTGCTTTGGtattttgggtttgtttgtttgttaaaaatgtacttGCACCCAAGAGACGGCTGAAAACCAATTAAAAAGGTTCTCAAAAAGTTCAGGGTTCCTGTAGTCAACTGGCACTGGATCATACATCCTGATGTGGTTCAACTGCTGAACAACTGGAAACAGACTAGACTCTAGCAGCAGAAACCAAAGAGCAACAAGGGCATCAACATTTTTGCTACATGTCCACCCCTTACTATTCAATCTGTCCAATCTGCCCCTGGATACCTGatacctggaaaaaaaaatactcagaaGGTTCTTAACAAACTGGATGGGGCTGTTACACCAACCAGCATAACAGGCTGATGATCCTGACACAACAAAGATATCAGAACATGGACGGTCTTTGCAGGATCTTGGCAACATTTTCAGGACTGCATTAAGGATGCATGACAGGGTGTGATAGATACACAATATATCTGAGCAGACACAAAACTTCTGTAGCAAGATCCCTGACATACAGCCTGCATGGCTACCTTCATGCCTCGGCTATCATTGTAATGACAAAATCATGGAAACCTATCACAGATGGTAGTCGTGTTGTGCTGATATTCTAGCATGGGGTCTGAGGGAGTCCATGCCATTAAAGGTTCATAGAACATGGTGAGGGACAtgtgaggttttgggtttttcttgcATCTGTCTTGTCTCATTTCaaggtttttgttcatgtttttgttagttataTTTGTTGGCcacattttggttctgtttctgtttcctgtgttgTTGTATCTTCCCTTTAACCTCAGTCAACACTTGTTTTTTCTGCcccgcccacctccacctgtcggcaatgattatcactcacctgttacCCGTTATCgtctgtgcttaaaacccggtcctttactccacttctctgctgattcattgttCAGTTCTGTATGTTTCCTGTCCTGGTTGTTCTGTTTCTACCGCAGAtcttggatttagtttttgttttgcgttgctgcctcgacagcgctttggtttgtttatcttttagtttaataaattctgcgctctgggttcgtctccatcTCCACCGATCCTGATAAGGCAGGGCAAAGCTTAGATGTTTCTATTTGTCAAGCATTAACGTGGCAGTATCATAGTCGCTTTCACACTGAGAGAGGTTTTCCAGATTTGTTGTAATTCAGCTGAAACCGAATTAGTTACGTAGGTCACTGAGAGCGTCGCAGGGTCATCGTCCAGGATGGAGGCCTGAGGTCTGTTTCTCAGTGACAGAACAGCTGAACCAGTATTTCAGCGTCAACATTTTTCACCTTCATCAGCATGTTTGGTGCAACAAAGACCGATGGCAGCATTAGATATCCTAGAAGGCACACCTTAAAGACTCTCATTACTAACTCAGACTTGGAGACAGCAAACCTCTGCAGGTCACCAACCAGGCAGGACGGGTTGTCAGACACAACTGTAGACCCGCCCCACACCAAGATAGCTTTGTTCTGTAACTAATGAGCTGTCATCGGTGGAATGACGGGCCCACCAGTGAAGCAAAGGTATATAAACACTGCGTTCACTTATCGAAGGCATCCTTCCTCCAGCGAGAGCAGCGGCTGCTTGGATTTATCTCAACAAGGTAAAACCTAAACTGTCGTTCCATCAGTCAACTCTTCGATCCAAATGAAGAAACTTTTAATGctaaaagaaaaggcagaacaATCTAATCATTTGTGGACAAATGTCTTGACTGTTTCCACAGATGGCGTCAGGTCTTCTCTGTATGTTGCTCCTGTGTGGATTGGGGATCGGAGCAAATGTGAGTTTGCAaaaattcctgtttttctttattttctgttaaattaatcaaatataAACATCAAGATTGTCTTTGCTGGGTTTACTACTTTATTATGATAAGAAAACAAGGCATTAGAGAAAAACAGTAGCCCAcaatttaggtttttaaatatagtttttaagAATACAAGTTATTTCAATGGTTGTTAAATATACTTTTATAAATTAAgcagttgttgttattttgttaaatgaaaaatacatattagccaaaaataaaaacctctgtgTTGCATATAGACCATGAGCTGCTCTGATTTCCAAACATCAGCGGCAGCCACAGATAAACTCTGGTCAAACTCTACAATGAATCCCTTTctgactctgtttttatttgattttcatttaatgATCCACAGGCACGATGCGGTCTCCAAACAGGTTGGTGCTTTTATACATTTCGAGGTGGTTAGCCCATGAAACTACAGGATGTTAAGAAGAatccattattttatttatttgtgttgtttttttaggacaGATATAAATCTATTCTCTTTAGACTGTGGTGTGAATATATACAGCTGTGTTGCATCAAATACCTGCTAAGTTTCCAGATGTGTTGCAGATAATTCCTGTAAGAACTGCCCTCCTGGTTGGACCTCATTTGAGGGCTACTGTTACCGgtttgtggaaaataaaatggactgGGCCGATGCTGAGGTACAGCAGCTGCTTTAACACTTTAATCCTCATTCTTGAAACTGTTGATCGTCAAAATCTGCtttcctctctgttttgttCAGATGACTTTAGTCACAATATCCATACAGAAATATGAACACCCTGTACCCGTCTCAGAACATCTGATTTATAAGTtagaacagtttaaaataaaatatttttaaagattattctACCTTTCTCTTTACTGTCAGCTGCAGTTCATTGGTCTGTAGCAGATATGGAGCTTTGAGTCATTCCCACTTAGTCAActgtgtctgactgttagcaaaatatctcatgaaagaatggacaaattttaatgaaattcacagaaagtaataactgaatgtacatctacaatccCAAAATCTAAAAAGTTGGGATAatgtctaaaataataaaaacagaattcaatgaTCTGTGAATCTCATAAACcctcattttattcacaatggaacataaaaaacagatcaaatgttgaaactaagaaattgtacaatttttagaaaaaaatcagttaaattTGAATCTGATGTCAGCAACACGTCTCTTaaaagatgttccagatgtttccctgtgtgcagcatctccatcagtctgtaaacatctggacctgaggatgtcccattctgtctgttcaacagtcctagatgggagcagatgttgttctaaaacctggactaatgcacccccataccatcagagaggcaggctgacctcagaacagttctcctctttggtccagaggagacacatctgttcacatctggcttcttctttgcctaatagagctttaagcagcatttgtggacggcacggtgaactgtgtttacagacagtgttcctgagcagaacagaaccagaaccagccttgacctttgacctcagagcctggtgaacctctgcccatcttcagcctctaaatgctctttttatctccagtcctctgaattaacctcattagttcctaaaagctcctccagatgtttctgacttttacagcctttgttGGAACAACTTCTGacagacgtgttgctgccatcagaaCCAAAATTACCTGATTTCTTCTTAACATTTGTACAGTTTgatagtttaaacatttaaaacatttaccatgttccattgtgaataaaatttgggCTTTTTTTCCTAACAGGGATTCTACGAATGactaatttttggagtcagtccagttcaagatggccaccacagctataaATGGCTACtactcagttttacaaatattgagctgtgtagtagctggaagtcatcctGAACACAAACTCCAAACACTACACCacttttttccaaaacattttgaatactcaatataattgtttttatacTGATGCCTGATGTTTTATTGGTCAGAAAAGCCCAACAGCTGAGCTCTACAGAGCAGTATTTTGTTGATTTGCGTTTCATCTTTCCCATCAGAGTCGCTGCAACTCATTTGATGGAAACCTGGTTTCCGTTCTCTCAAAAGCGGAGTATGACTTCATCAGGGATCTGATCTTCAAAGCGTCAGGAACAAACACAAGATGCTGGGTTGGAGCCAACGATGCAACAAAGGTGAGGACTGTGTGAAATCAGATTTACCTGTTATTGaatattttatattcttttttagTACCCAACTCCTAACCAGTCATGAAAGAGTGACAGTAACAAACTGCTGGGAAGAAACTGTTGCTgctgaattttaaaatgtgatttttctggaTTACATTAGAGCGTGTTACATTGGTTGGTCTATAATGAACAAGTCTGCACTGTTGGCATAAAAAGAAAGACGTacactgacttttaaaaacttccTCTCACAGGAAGACCACGGGATTTGGAGTGATGGTTCAACATTCGACCCCAACTTCAGCTTCTGGGGCCCAGGGGAACCAAACAACAAGGATGGGAACGAGAACTGCATGGAGATCAACCTGAATGGTACAAATGACTTTAAtggattttatctgttttgttttaatcttttcatcacctgtccatgtttgtttgttagaagAATATCTTTCAACCAGAGGACAGAATTTAtgaaaactctcagaaagtaattattgtctgttcatctttaactgattaaaatttggagtcaacccaattcaagatggccgccacagcagtcataaaaatcttttaaactctggcatgaaaggtggcgggtaaCATGCATTTCTTAGTGaaattttaaatgtgcttttataaACAAACTGTCATCTTTCACGGTTAGtttttgattacattttttttatgttctttatggaaaaaaaaacccctccaGGTTTATaatgttatttctttgttttacaggaAAGGATTATGTCAACGATATAAACTGCAGCCAGAAAAACTCTTTTGTTTGCGGCAGATACCCGTAACTCGAGTCCTCGTTGACCCGATACGCCGGACTCGATGATGTCACTTCCAGGAGGACGTCAAGCCTCGATGACGCCACTTCTAGGAGATAATTTCACACATCTGATGTCTTATAATTCAAAATAATACCTCAAATAAATGCAAGTTCTTTGCAAACATCTTTGCCATCTGTTTGCATAATTTCTGATTGATTGTCTGAGTTCGTATTAgaaattttactaaaataaaacatttacacagaggAAAAACCTGCCGTCTCACACGAATGCTCTTAACGCAATCTTAATATCTTCAGTCTCTATTTATCACCCACCAACGAAAGAGGTTTTGATtgacagctctgtgtgtgtgtgtgtgagctaaCAGTCAATGGAtatacgtctacaactgattaagtgttggaataaacccaattcaagatagccgccacagctaataatctatagccaacataaaaatggctgtaactcaatcaaTATCACAaataatgtggtagtagctgagagtgattttTAAGTGTCTATgtgaattttatttctattaccggtaaacatttaaaaagaaactgaggtTGACCAACAtgttttaacacaacaaaataaaatctaaagttgaataaaaaccagaaaaaaagaacaataaaacacataaaagggCAGCAAACGCAGATAGgatcaaataaaattttatgcTTTCTTTAATTCATAAGCaaagttaaaaagataaaaactgtcttgaaattaaacaaaatgactaaaattctgtcatttttctatataagattttaatttaaacctttaGAATGAAAATCTCTTTATTTATGAAACCTGGTTGTTAAATGTAAAGATTCTACAGaaaattgtaatattttgttaaatttaaatggTCTTGAATCCAAATTGTGGGAGTCAGACTAAAGTTACATGTTAGATTGATACAACACAGTTTATATCTAACAGCCAAATGTAAAATCTGACTTTTCAggttaaaaactgaacatttggATTTTATTCGCTGCTGGTTAGGGGAGTcctaaaacaaaagcaggttAAGAAGATCAAACCCTCGTTTATTTAAGGTCTCCGGAGTCATTTCTTTCACTGTTTGCAATTTCcttacacattttaaacaagtctGAGATGATTCTAACAATAACTTGGAGTGTAttccctaaaaaaaacaatcttttatgatttatttctcTAAATCACCACATTGTTTTTCTAACAGGAGGTTGAATAAGTGCTCACACCATACGAATGATAAAGTTTGAATGTTATTTCAAACAACAGAGAGTCTGTCTTAGAATAACTCTTGTTAGGAAGTTGAGGTTCTATGGTTTCTCCACTTGAGGGAGTCGTGGAGCCACTCGAGGAGGACGGACCGGCTCATGATTGGACTCACCTGCAGTTCATCAGGATTGTTTGGCATTGGGTTAGAGGAGCCTTTCAACGCCTGAGTGTAAACCGAACATGGTACCTCTCTGTGACTTCCTGGAAAACCAAGTATTGAAGTTCTCCGACAGATCCTGTGTTGTTGGAACTATCTTCCACGGTTGACTGCATTCGCTCCTCTGTGAGtcctgtccgccctccaacTCGTCCACCTGCAAACCCACCTGGACCTCCCCGTGGTCAAAACGTACCTCGGTGCTCTCCCGGATTCAGTCCAAGGACCCTGGTCCCGAGCTTCCACTCGCCTCTCCCTGACGGACCCACGGATCTCTCCGACCACTTGATCCAGTTTTCCTCTCTCCCAGACGACAATCCAGTTCTTCACAAATCCTTGTACAAATAAACATTATAaccctttttctgtttcctgtagagcaggggtgggcaatcctggtcctcagggcctccatcctgcaggttttccttgtttctctgctccaacacacctgatctgaatcaaatggtgattaacaggcttctgcagaacatgaagagataatttaacctctgaatcaggtgtgttggagcagagaaacaaggaaaacatgcaggatggtggccctgaggaccaggattggacacccctgctgtagagtatctgcatgtgggtcaaacTATTATCATTAGCAGAGTTTCTATGTTCACTCCCTGTTCAGATCCTGCCAAACATCTGAACACATTTATGACTTTTCACATTTGTTCCAGCTGCAGGGGTCTTTGcccattgtttgttttccttgcaGGATTCTGAAGACAGGCCTTCTGCGGGTGTCGTCTTGATTGGTGCTCTGCGACTTTAAAGCTGCCATGCATGCAGCTGAGGAGAggcttttctctctccctcctcagaACCCAGCTGGTTTGGTTTGTATTTGGTGGTTGAGCTTggtcaggtttgtttgtttgtttgtttgagtctcttgcttaatttgttttttttctgggttttgtattatttcattttggttTCTATTTCAGGTATTTCCTTTTCTAGGTCTAATTTCTGCAGTATAAtttcataaatgtatttttctttacattagTAAATCCTTTAATGTTACCCCACCAAACGAGCCTGGTGGACGTAacacatttgaaacaaatttcCTCAATCTGAGTTCCTAAAAGTCGTTCTGTCAACCATCGCACATTCCAAGAAATTCAACCCTCTTTCCTCTCTGAAGCTTCTTTCTGGCATTTCCTTTTTTGCCCAAATACTAAAGATTCACACCTGATCTTGTCctgcttttgttgtgtttcaaaaAGActcaacaaagtaaaacaaatttcatttttcattcatgtttAAATTCCAATCCTAGTGTGATTATGGAGTTTTAGTTAATCTGGTACAGGATAAACCAGAACTTTTGTTAATcggtgtaaaaacattttacaactaaaaaaaatgatacGTCCATGTATCTTTATTCTGTCATCCATTTTGGCTGGAAGTGCCATTATTTTGCTGATTAGTTTGTTCACTGAAGGATGTTCCTGCAGCTGTGTAATGAAGTAATAAAATTTCAGACAACGTATGAATGTTTGAATTAAGAAGTGACTGATCATCTTGGTGTGCCTGTAACTGCAGACATGTAAGATATGAACTCTTCTGCATCTGTGGACAAGTCTGGTGCTGACAGGTGTTTCACAGTGAATCCatcttattttgattttttttatttttaatcttagtGCAGACGTCAGACAAACACCTAAATGAACAGGTGACACAGATGTTTGGGAAtgacatgcatttattttatctgaatatGACATcagatttttcaaaatgtcttccaGAAGTGATGTCTTCGAGGCTGGACATCctacaggaagtgacatcatcatGTCTGGCGAGTCGGGACAACAAGGACACGTTTATGCGTCTTTGGCACAAATGAAAGAATTTTTCCGGCTGCAGTTTTCATCGTTGACGTAATCTTGTCCt
Protein-coding regions in this window:
- the LOC108249404 gene encoding galactose-specific lectin nattectin translates to MASGLLCMLLLCGLGIGANARCGLQTDNSCKNCPPGWTSFEGYCYRFVENKMDWADAESRCNSFDGNLVSVLSKAEYDFIRDLIFKASGTNTRCWVGANDATKEDHGIWSDGSTFDPNFSFWGPGEPNNKDGNENCMEINLNGKDYVNDINCSQKNSFVCGRYP
- the LOC108249411 gene encoding galactose-specific lectin nattectin, whose protein sequence is MTSSLLFVLLLCGLGIGANAGCNSDLVSCKSCPPGWTWYGGYCYVFDASKRDWHDSERFCNSFDGNLASLETQSEYEFIRDLIYRTAGRHEAVWVGGYDAVKEGYWFWSDGLKFTFNAWGKNEPNNLGGNENCMMINLNGKDYVNDAKCDAKLGLVCAKDP